A genomic segment from Nicotiana tabacum cultivar K326 chromosome 7, ASM71507v2, whole genome shotgun sequence encodes:
- the LOC142162263 gene encoding uncharacterized protein LOC142162263, whose translation MTQDQFHSLYQLLQQVKVGSQIEQTYEETVSANCAGIPHSSSSSKTYISVSLQSISWILDSGRINSYSTWLYPLSCYAPSLKRPVVLGKVTRGIYVFNSVHSSQVGPTKFLKPRVVMSNLIKAFSHSPCNICAKVKQVKLSFPSSSITTKQIFDLIHVDTWGPYKIHAYDGYKYFLTIVDDYSRGTWTFLLKTKSNAFTMLKQFLAITERQFHTKVKVIRSDNALELGSNPSTSQFFDSQASDSPPSLLPPAQSDSSLFPTTLPSQPALRRSTREHYLPSYLDDYICNSEAMNQELAPLEANKTWEIVQLPKDRKALPLAVKKQWGVYQLDVNNVFLLSDLQEEVYMKFPAGLTPPTPAHVCKLRKSFYGLLQASRQWYARLTTTLNFKGYSHSLNDYSHLFMKLAGNTTIIAVYVDDILLTRDDPTELNSLNVFLDSEFKIKDLGQAHYLLGIEIIRETQGIILTQRKFTLDLLSEFGCLDSKPTSSPVDPCFHLRLNKGDLLPDPFIYRKLLGKLNYLTHTRPDLSFAVQHLSQFMQSPRRPHFDAALRCLRYFLLDPGLGLFLSSNPSLKLVAFCDSDWGRCPDTRRSISGYYISFGSSPISWKFKK comes from the exons ATGACACAAGATCAGTTTCACAGCCTTTACCAGTTGCTTCAACAAGTGAAAGTTGGTTCTCAAATTGAGCAGACATATGAGGAGACAGTGTCTGCTAATTGTGCTGGTATACCTCATTCCTCTTCCTCATCCAAAACATATATAAGTGTTTCTCTTCAATCTATTTCTTGGATTTTAGATTCAG GCAGGATCAATAGCTATTCTACCTGGCTTTACCCTTTATCATGTTAT GCCCCTTCACTGAAGAGGCCAGTGGTGCTTGGTAAAGTCACTAGAGGGATCTATGTCTTCAATTCAGTCCACTCAAGCCAAGTTGGTCCAACCAAATTTCTCAAGCCTAGAGTAGTTATGTCTAATTTAATCAAGGCTTTTAGCCATTCT CCTTGTAATATTTGTGCTAAAGTTAAGCAAGTCAAATTATCTTTTCCCTCTAGTTCTATAACAACTAAACAAATTTTTGATCTTATTCATGTCGACACTTGGGGACCTTACAAAATACATGCTTATGATGGTTACAAATACTTTCTTACTATAGTGGATGATTATAGTAGAGGCACATGGACATTTCTTCTCAAAACTAAGTCTAATGCTTTCACAATGCTCAAACAATTCTTAGCCATAACTGAGAGACAGTTTCACACCAAAGTAAAGGTTATAAGATCAGATAATGCCCTTGAGTTGGGATCCAATCCCAGTACCTCACAGTTCTTTGATTCCCAAG CCTCTGACTCTCCCCCTTCCCTACTTCCTCCTGCTCAATCTGATTCATCCCTATTTCCCACCACTCTACCTTCTCAACCTGCTCTCAGAAGATCCACCAGAGAACATTATTTACCATCTTATTTGGATGACTATATCTGCAATTCA GAAGCCATGAACCAAGAACTTGCACCTTTAGAGGCAAACAAAACTTGGGAGATTGTGCAACTACCTAAGGACAGGAAAGCATTGCCCT TGGCAGTTAAGAAGCAGTGGGGTGTTTACCAATTGGACGTCAATAATGTTTTCCTCCTTAGTGATTTACAAGAGGAAGTTTACATGAAGTTTCCAGCTGGACTTACCCCTCCCACCCCTGCTCATGTTTGCAAACTGCGCAAATCTTTCTATGGTTTGCTCCAAGCCTCTAGGCAGTGGTATGCCAGGCTTACTACTACTCTTAATTTCAAAGGTTACTCTCATTCGCTCAACGATTACTCACACCTTTTCATGAAATTAGCAGGCAACACTACCATCATTGCTGTCTATGTCGATGACATTTTACTTACAAGAGATGACCCTACAGAACTTAATTCTCTTAACGTGTTTCTAGACTCTGAGTTCAAAATCAAGGATTTAGGTCAAGCACATTATTTGTTGGGTATTGAAATCATCAGGGAAACACAAGGAATCATATTAACTCAAAGGAAATTTACCTTGGATCTTCTTTCTGAATTTGGTTGCTTGGACTCCAAACCAACTTCTTCTCCTGTTGATCCTTGTTTCCACTTGCGTTTGAATAAAGGTGATCTTCTACCAGATCCTTTCATCTATCGCAAACTTTTGGGCAAACTCAATTATCTAACTCACACCCGTCCTGATTTGTCATTTGCTGTGCAACACCTCAGTCAATTCATGCAATCGCCTCGTCGTCCTCATTTTGATGCTGCTTTACGTTGTTTACGTTACTTTCTTTTGGACCCTGGTTTAGGGCTTTTTCTCTCATCTAATCCCTCATTAAAGCTTGTTGCATTTTGTGACTCCGATTGGGGCCGATGTCCGGACACTCGCAGGTCTATCAGTGGCTATTACATTTCCTTTGgttcttctcccatttcttgGAAGTTCAAGAAGTAA
- the LOC142162262 gene encoding uncharacterized protein LOC142162262, producing MGDQVELLSASVTATSSPQMATTASALLDSSHPFYLHPSDSPGMLLVNSPFDGRGYGGWRRGMLIALSAKNKVGLIDGTFLQPKISSDDFKSWTRCNDMIISWLSLSKAIAESVLYGGKLKNYKSQQDNRLIQFLMGLNDTYAATRSNLLLLSPLPSLNHAYSLLIKDEKQREILSLPNPKDSMEQRAMQQFP from the exons ATGGGAGACCAAGTCGAGCTCCTTTCAGCATCTGTCACAGCAACCAGCTCTCCTCAAATGGCAACAACTGCTTCTGCACTTCTTGACTCCTCACATCCCTTTTACCTCCACCCTTCTGATTCACCTGGAATGCTTCTTGTTAACTCCCCTTTTGATGGAAGAGGATATGGGGGCTGGAGAAGGGGAATGCTCATAGCTTTGTCTGCTAAGAACAAAGTAGGACTCATTGATGGAACATTTCTTCAGCCCAAAATCTCTTCTGATGACTTCAAGTCTTGGACACGTTGTAATGACATGATCATTTCTTGGCTCTCTCTTTCCAAAGCAATAGCAGAGAGTGTTCT TTATGGTGGTAAACTCAAAAACTACAAATCTCAACAGGATAACAGACTCATTCAGTTCCTTATGGGACTGAATGACACTTATGCAGCAACTAGAAGCAATCTACTTCTGCTATCTCCTTTGCCTTCACTGAATCATGCCTACTCCTTGCTTATCAAAGATGAGAAGCAAAGAGAA ATTTTAAGTTTACCTAATCCAAAAGATTCAATGGAGCAAAGAGCAATGCAGCAGTTTCCATAG